The Microcoleus sp. FACHB-672 genome window below encodes:
- a CDS encoding glycosyltransferase: MSALKESRSSQVALSVVIPCYNQGEFILEAVSGLQNYKNNESVEIIIVNDGSTEPLTHKVLNYLKENGYQVIDQINQGLAQARNTGISKALGRYILPLDADNKVRENYIVKSIEILDNYPEIGIVYGDAEFFGAKTGVWQVPEFDINRLALGNYIDACAVFRKIVWKDCGGYDPKIPDKLGYEDWDFWLGAATQGWKFYHLPEVMFDYRVRSESMVSACNLPENRKQLFRYICTKHLGLYTTNFANIFAEKEFALLRENAHSQTLQWQVKQTQADLDQARIQLQQIQAQLQAELAHRQTQLAQTQDEFEKSQTQLQQTQTQLQQTQTELESRHNQLQQTQAELDRIQGELGSRHNELQQTQTQLDGIQNELVHSQNHLQQTQLALESSQATVAAMETSKFWKLRAQWFKLKKVMGLKQEP; this comes from the coding sequence ATGTCTGCATTAAAAGAATCTAGAAGCAGTCAAGTCGCTTTGTCAGTGGTGATTCCCTGTTACAATCAAGGCGAGTTTATTTTGGAAGCTGTTTCAGGATTACAAAATTATAAAAATAATGAGTCTGTAGAAATCATTATTGTTAATGATGGTTCAACCGAACCTTTAACCCATAAAGTTTTAAATTATTTAAAAGAAAATGGCTATCAAGTCATCGATCAAATTAACCAAGGATTAGCTCAAGCAAGGAATACAGGAATTAGCAAAGCTTTAGGACGTTATATTTTACCTTTAGATGCTGATAATAAAGTCAGAGAAAACTATATTGTAAAAAGTATTGAAATTTTGGATAATTATCCAGAAATCGGAATCGTTTACGGCGATGCCGAATTTTTTGGCGCAAAAACAGGAGTTTGGCAAGTTCCCGAATTTGATATTAATCGGCTAGCACTGGGAAATTATATTGATGCCTGTGCGGTTTTCCGAAAAATTGTTTGGAAAGATTGTGGAGGTTACGATCCAAAAATACCCGATAAATTAGGCTATGAGGATTGGGATTTCTGGCTAGGCGCTGCTACACAAGGATGGAAATTTTATCACCTTCCGGAAGTGATGTTTGACTACCGGGTGCGATCAGAGTCTATGGTAAGCGCTTGCAATCTTCCGGAAAATCGCAAGCAACTTTTTCGATATATTTGTACTAAACATTTGGGACTTTATACAACAAATTTTGCTAATATATTTGCAGAAAAAGAGTTTGCCTTGCTCAGAGAAAACGCTCATTCTCAAACTTTACAGTGGCAGGTAAAACAAACCCAAGCTGACTTAGATCAAGCGCGAATCCAACTGCAACAAATCCAGGCGCAATTGCAGGCTGAACTTGCACACCGGCAGACTCAGCTAGCGCAAACCCAAGATGAGTTCGAGAAGTCACAAACCCAGCTCCAACAAACCCAAACCCAGCTACAACAAACCCAAACCGAACTAGAAAGCCGGCATAATCAGTTGCAACAAACCCAAGCCGAGCTTGATCGCATCCAAGGCGAATTAGGCAGCCGGCATAACGAGTTGCAACAAACTCAAACCCAGCTTGATGGAATTCAAAACGAACTCGTCCATTCTCAAAACCATCTGCAACAAACCCAACTGGCATTGGAGTCCTCACAAGCAACGGTTGCGGCGATGGAAACCAGTAAATTTTGGAAGTTACGCGCCCAGTGGTTTAAGCTTAAAAAAGTTATGGGGTTAAAACAAGAACCCTAA
- a CDS encoding class I SAM-dependent methyltransferase yields the protein MSNLETIQQRKADIIQKYGEWTNHNIQLEGDLYTISRQSITGAEVKLRRIVQMVADISGKSFENMRILDLACLEGLYGMELALQGANVVAIEGREANVEKARFAKDVLSVNNIEIIQDDVRNLSLEKYGKFDIVLCIGILYHLDAPDVFEFLEKISEVCQSFAIIDTQVSMVTETPALYKEKEYWGRLYTEHDPNTTPEERVKVLWSSLDNPNSFWFTRPSLYNFLSHIGFTSIYECHNPPVKKYEMMRLKKETDRSTFLAIKGKKVSLFSSQVMNDLPQEDWENSLKPEEL from the coding sequence ATGAGTAACCTCGAAACTATCCAGCAGAGAAAAGCAGATATTATCCAAAAATATGGGGAATGGACGAATCACAACATTCAACTGGAGGGCGATCTTTATACCATTAGCCGGCAAAGCATTACTGGCGCAGAAGTTAAATTAAGGCGAATTGTGCAAATGGTTGCCGATATTTCAGGTAAATCATTTGAAAATATGCGAATTTTAGACTTGGCTTGCCTAGAAGGACTCTATGGGATGGAACTTGCCTTGCAAGGTGCCAACGTTGTCGCCATAGAAGGGAGAGAAGCGAATGTAGAAAAGGCGCGGTTTGCCAAGGATGTTTTATCAGTCAATAATATTGAAATTATTCAAGATGATGTTCGTAATCTCAGCCTAGAAAAATATGGAAAATTTGATATTGTTCTGTGTATAGGAATTCTTTATCATTTAGATGCTCCAGATGTTTTTGAGTTTTTAGAAAAAATTTCAGAAGTTTGTCAAAGTTTTGCCATCATAGACACCCAGGTTAGTATGGTGACTGAAACTCCTGCTTTATATAAAGAAAAAGAATACTGGGGAAGATTATATACAGAACACGATCCTAATACGACTCCTGAAGAAAGAGTCAAGGTTTTGTGGTCATCATTAGATAATCCCAACAGTTTTTGGTTTACCCGTCCCTCTTTATATAATTTTCTGTCTCATATTGGGTTTACTTCTATCTATGAATGTCACAACCCTCCCGTCAAAAAGTATGAAATGATGCGATTAAAAAAGGAAACGGATCGCAGTACATTTTTAGCAATTAAAGGGAAAAAGGTATCTTTATTTTCATCGCAGGTGATGAATGACTTGCCTCAAGAAGACTGGGAAAATTCCTTAAAACCTGAAGAATTATAA
- a CDS encoding sulfotransferase family protein: MMSQTLIITGMHRSGTSLTASFIQALGINLGENFFAADIFNAKGYFEDLDFLEFQRTILQNCCRQGEAGWTDWGWTESECLDRDKFQTYIKPAKELIASRNQKSAFWGWKDPRTSLMLDFWEQLLPEARYLLVYRLPWDVADSILRLNSGIFTEHPEYPLKVWAFYNRHLLDFYARHSDRCILVNINTLLQSPTRLVELLETKLNLRVASDYEPARLKEIYDSSLFNSLGRQHPLVQLLQQIAPQYFSLLAELDRAADIPSDFLQESAGGKISPAECLPLLLYRQAFENQGQLQNLYRQLQQDKIDLESQLAQLKEENSILKSSKVWKLHRALSKIKKLTKIN; encoded by the coding sequence ATGATGTCACAGACTTTAATCATAACTGGAATGCACCGTTCTGGCACATCCCTAACTGCTTCATTCATCCAAGCTTTAGGTATTAATTTAGGAGAAAATTTCTTTGCCGCTGATATTTTTAATGCTAAAGGTTATTTTGAAGATTTGGATTTTTTAGAATTTCAGCGAACAATCCTGCAAAATTGCTGCCGGCAGGGAGAAGCCGGTTGGACAGATTGGGGTTGGACAGAAAGTGAATGCTTGGATCGCGATAAATTTCAAACCTACATTAAGCCGGCAAAAGAGTTAATCGCATCTCGCAATCAAAAATCAGCTTTTTGGGGTTGGAAAGATCCGCGTACCTCTCTCATGCTTGATTTTTGGGAACAATTACTCCCTGAAGCGCGATATTTATTAGTTTATCGCTTACCTTGGGATGTCGCTGATTCGATTCTTCGCCTCAATAGTGGAATTTTCACTGAACATCCTGAATATCCCTTAAAAGTTTGGGCTTTTTATAACCGGCATCTCCTAGATTTTTACGCTCGACATTCAGATCGGTGTATTTTAGTTAATATTAATACCTTACTGCAATCTCCAACCCGGCTGGTTGAACTGCTGGAGACTAAGCTAAACTTGAGAGTTGCCAGTGATTATGAGCCGGCACGTTTGAAAGAAATTTATGATTCCAGCCTTTTTAATAGTTTAGGCCGGCAACATCCCCTTGTTCAACTTTTACAACAGATTGCACCTCAATATTTCTCACTTCTCGCCGAGTTAGATCGCGCAGCAGATATTCCCAGTGATTTTTTACAGGAATCGGCAGGCGGCAAAATTTCTCCTGCCGAATGCTTACCTTTATTACTCTACCGCCAGGCATTTGAAAATCAGGGACAGCTTCAAAATCTTTACCGGCAGCTTCAGCAAGATAAAATTGACCTAGAATCTCAACTCGCTCAATTAAAAGAAGAAAACTCAATTTTAAAAAGTTCCAAAGTTTGGAAATTACACCGTGCCTTATCTAAAATTAAAAAGCTAACTAAAATTAATTAA